In the Flavobacterium pallidum genome, one interval contains:
- a CDS encoding 4'-phosphopantetheinyl transferase family protein — protein sequence MPLHKTINCFPDTQILLWNITETAEMLSEGLHLTQRSLDRLRNMKSDAHRCGFLSVRQLLLSLGYQDSDLYYDEFGKPHLTDGKHISISHSYEYSAIIISDRITGVDLELRRDKIAIIADKFIEPSFILDKNDPDYISKLTVNWGVKEAVFKIRNEKGISFKDHIDVKLFEMSDKKTTATLHFNNLQRQFDVYFEEIAEYTIVYLFERH from the coding sequence GTGCCGCTCCACAAAACCATAAATTGCTTCCCCGACACGCAAATCCTGCTCTGGAACATCACCGAGACCGCCGAAATGCTGTCCGAAGGATTGCACCTGACACAAAGAAGCCTCGATCGTCTGCGCAACATGAAATCCGATGCGCACCGTTGTGGTTTCCTGAGCGTTCGCCAGCTCTTGCTTTCTTTGGGCTACCAGGATTCAGATTTGTATTACGATGAATTCGGTAAGCCACATTTAACCGATGGAAAGCACATTTCCATTTCGCATTCATATGAATATTCCGCCATCATCATCAGTGACCGCATCACCGGAGTCGACCTGGAACTTCGGCGCGACAAGATTGCCATCATCGCCGATAAATTCATTGAGCCCTCTTTTATTCTTGATAAAAACGATCCCGATTACATCAGTAAACTCACCGTGAATTGGGGCGTAAAAGAAGCCGTTTTTAAAATCCGGAATGAAAAAGGCATCAGTTTCAAAGACCATATCGATGTAAAATTATTCGAAATGTCTGATAAGAAAACCACAGCCACATTGCATTTCAATAATCTTCAAAGACAGTTCGATGTCTATTTTGAGGAAATCGCGGAATACACCATCGTTTACCTTTTCGAGCGCCATTAA
- a CDS encoding geranylgeranylglyceryl/heptaprenylglyceryl phosphate synthase — protein sequence MGNIYNAILSAKKESGKLLAILLDPDKIDWDALELLAQKINISPATHIFIGGSHVSTNRICELVLHFKKESHLPVILFPGNPSQISDKADAILFLSLLSGRNPDFLIGHHVDAAPILTQTNLEIIPTGYILIESGSETAVARVSKTEPLSISDIDKIVHTAVAGQMLGNKLIYLEAGSGAKNAVPFEIIKTVSESIKIPLIVGGGIRTKQGIETAFENGADLVVIGTAFENDIHFFEN from the coding sequence ATGGGAAACATTTACAATGCCATCCTATCGGCTAAAAAAGAAAGCGGCAAGCTACTCGCCATTTTACTCGATCCAGACAAAATCGACTGGGACGCACTGGAACTTTTGGCCCAAAAGATAAATATATCCCCGGCAACCCATATTTTCATCGGCGGAAGCCATGTTTCCACGAACCGCATCTGCGAACTGGTTTTGCATTTCAAAAAAGAGAGCCATCTGCCCGTCATCCTTTTCCCCGGAAATCCATCGCAAATTTCCGATAAAGCGGACGCGATACTTTTTCTTTCATTATTATCAGGCCGCAACCCCGATTTCCTGATTGGTCACCATGTAGATGCCGCACCGATATTGACACAGACAAACCTGGAAATCATCCCGACCGGCTACATTCTGATTGAAAGCGGTAGTGAAACTGCAGTGGCAAGAGTCAGCAAAACTGAGCCATTGTCAATATCGGATATTGACAAAATCGTCCACACCGCTGTAGCAGGACAAATGCTCGGCAACAAACTCATTTACCTCGAAGCCGGAAGCGGAGCCAAAAACGCCGTGCCTTTCGAAATCATTAAAACGGTTTCAGAAAGCATCAAAATCCCATTAATCGTTGGCGGTGGCATACGTACCAAACAGGGTATTGAAACAGCCTTCGAAAATGGCGCAGATCTGGTCGTCATCGGAACCGCATTTGAAAACGACATCCACTTTTTTGAAAATTGA
- the pnuC gene encoding nicotinamide riboside transporter PnuC, with the protein MTDFFLDYYKTIPAWQTALEFVVFVFGILSVWFAKKENIWVYPTGLIATIITSYLLYVAGYIGDMSVNIYFTVMSFYGWYNWAKSGDNKQNLPITRTNRKEKLTGILLFFITIFVVYALYKIFDQQINTDNYVDIFASGLFFTGMWYMAKKKIENWTLWIIGDIIVTPLYAYRGLGMLSLQYLIFTLLAISAYLEWKRILSNKLQQL; encoded by the coding sequence ATGACCGATTTCTTCCTTGATTATTATAAAACCATCCCTGCCTGGCAAACTGCTTTGGAATTTGTTGTTTTTGTATTCGGAATTTTAAGTGTTTGGTTTGCCAAAAAGGAAAACATCTGGGTCTATCCAACCGGTCTTATTGCCACGATCATCACCTCTTACCTGCTTTATGTTGCGGGTTACATCGGCGACATGTCGGTCAATATTTATTTTACCGTCATGAGTTTTTACGGCTGGTACAATTGGGCAAAAAGCGGTGATAATAAGCAAAACCTCCCCATCACCAGAACCAATCGTAAAGAAAAATTAACAGGCATCCTGCTGTTTTTTATCACAATTTTTGTAGTTTACGCCCTCTATAAAATTTTCGACCAGCAAATCAATACTGACAATTACGTCGATATTTTTGCCTCCGGGCTGTTCTTCACCGGCATGTGGTACATGGCCAAAAAGAAAATAGAGAACTGGACACTGTGGATTATCGGTGACATCATCGTCACGCCATTGTATGCCTACAGGGGATTGGGCATGCTGTCCTTACAATATTTAATTTTTACACTGCTGGCCATTTCGGCTTATTTAGAATGGAAGAGAATCTTAAGCAACAAGCTACAACAACTATAA
- a CDS encoding DUF4301 family protein — translation MEENLKQQATTTIKIALFGPESTGKTTLAKQLATHFETVWAPEFARDYLQQKWDSEQKICEPEDLLPIAIGQVKAENDALLTANKYLFCDTNLMVTKVFSEMYYNFCDPMLDKAARKHKYDLFFLTDVDIAWEKDDLRDRPLDRKGTFDIFHKALVENEKPYIILSGNKKQRLETAVAILKDFEKAREMGFSSQDFIKIYKQGISPFTIENHIGVFTKGISKTILDRPATKEDGILRLTDEEYSRYADYFGKMRSRYKLKKFVPASGAASRMFKFLNEFLNEFHIEEETINAYINRKNATALSVFLVGMEKFPFYEEISLSLQKNYSNFKSLSKDLRDYYFIKALLSSKHFDFASKPKGILPFHKYSTHIATPVQEHLYESCLYACDGNVSNLHFTVSPEHQSAFEEIIADMKDKIEAQHGNRINVNFSYQDKATDTLAVDPENNPFRDDNGQLVFRPGGHGALIQNLNSLDADIVFIKNIDNVIQNHIEEIALYKKALAGVMIELQQKIYGYLDRMESGNMGEKDIPEIIAFAKEKLNINIIEDFEKYTLNNKQEYLKEILNRPIRICGMVKNEGEPGGGPFWVLDKKGTISLQIVESSQVDLQNPAQLEILKSATHFNPVDLVCGLKDHKGKKFDLLQFIDQNSGFIVEKNKNGRPLKAYELPGLWNGAMARWITVFVQVPLVTFNPVKTVNDLLKPLHQPQ, via the coding sequence ATGGAAGAGAATCTTAAGCAACAAGCTACAACAACTATAAAAATTGCACTTTTCGGACCTGAATCTACCGGGAAAACTACGCTTGCCAAACAATTAGCGACGCATTTCGAAACCGTTTGGGCACCTGAATTCGCCCGCGATTACCTGCAGCAGAAATGGGATTCCGAACAAAAAATATGTGAACCTGAAGACCTGTTACCCATTGCCATCGGTCAGGTAAAAGCCGAAAACGATGCCTTACTTACCGCCAATAAGTATTTGTTTTGCGATACCAATTTAATGGTCACCAAAGTCTTTTCAGAAATGTATTATAATTTCTGCGATCCGATGCTGGACAAAGCGGCACGCAAGCACAAATACGATCTATTTTTCCTGACTGATGTTGATATTGCGTGGGAAAAAGATGATTTGCGCGACCGCCCGCTGGACAGGAAAGGCACTTTCGACATTTTCCATAAGGCCCTGGTTGAAAATGAAAAGCCGTATATCATATTATCAGGAAATAAAAAACAAAGATTAGAAACCGCTGTTGCCATCCTTAAGGATTTCGAAAAAGCCCGCGAAATGGGGTTTTCATCCCAAGATTTCATCAAAATATACAAGCAGGGCATTTCTCCTTTTACGATAGAAAACCATATCGGAGTTTTTACAAAAGGAATCTCCAAGACCATTCTCGACAGGCCGGCAACCAAAGAAGACGGAATATTGCGCCTTACCGATGAAGAATACAGCAGATATGCCGATTACTTCGGGAAAATGCGTTCCAGATATAAACTGAAAAAGTTCGTTCCCGCATCAGGGGCTGCAAGCCGGATGTTCAAATTCCTGAACGAATTCCTGAATGAATTCCATATCGAGGAAGAAACCATCAATGCTTATATCAACCGGAAAAATGCCACTGCGTTGTCCGTATTCCTCGTCGGAATGGAGAAATTTCCTTTTTATGAGGAAATCAGCCTTTCACTACAGAAAAACTACTCCAATTTCAAGTCATTGAGCAAAGACCTTCGTGATTATTATTTCATTAAGGCGTTGCTGTCGTCGAAGCATTTTGATTTTGCCTCAAAACCAAAGGGGATTTTACCGTTCCACAAATACTCCACGCATATTGCCACGCCGGTACAGGAACATTTGTATGAAAGCTGCCTTTATGCGTGTGACGGTAACGTTTCAAACCTTCATTTCACTGTTTCTCCCGAGCATCAGTCTGCGTTTGAGGAAATTATTGCTGACATGAAAGATAAAATCGAGGCGCAGCATGGAAATCGGATCAATGTCAATTTCTCGTATCAGGATAAAGCAACGGATACATTGGCTGTTGATCCTGAAAATAACCCTTTCCGCGATGACAATGGGCAGTTGGTTTTCCGTCCGGGCGGACACGGAGCCTTGATCCAAAACCTGAATTCTCTCGATGCCGATATTGTCTTTATCAAGAATATCGACAATGTCATACAAAACCATATTGAGGAAATTGCCTTGTATAAAAAAGCCCTGGCAGGCGTGATGATTGAACTCCAGCAAAAAATATACGGGTATCTTGACAGGATGGAATCCGGAAATATGGGAGAAAAGGACATTCCTGAAATCATTGCTTTCGCCAAAGAAAAACTCAACATTAATATTATAGAGGATTTCGAAAAATATACATTAAACAACAAACAGGAATACCTAAAGGAAATCCTGAATCGCCCGATCCGCATCTGTGGCATGGTAAAAAACGAAGGCGAACCCGGAGGCGGCCCATTCTGGGTGTTGGATAAAAAAGGGACTATTTCATTGCAAATTGTGGAATCATCACAAGTTGACCTGCAAAATCCTGCACAACTTGAAATCCTTAAAAGCGCCACACATTTCAATCCGGTGGACCTGGTCTGCGGATTGAAGGATCATAAAGGAAAGAAATTCGACCTGCTGCAATTTATTGATCAGAACAGCGGTTTCATCGTGGAGAAAAATAAAAATGGCCGCCCATTAAAAGCGTATGAACTGCCCGGACTCTGGAACGGCGCGATGGCAAGGTGGATTACGGTTTTCGTACAAGTGCCGTTGGTGACCTTCAATCCCGTGAAAACCGTCAATGATTTGCTCAAACCATTGCACCAGCCACAATAA
- the ahcY gene encoding adenosylhomocysteinase: MSTTTMPFVAYKVKDISLAAWGRKEIELAEAEMPGLMALRAEYKDEQPLKGARIAGCLHMTIQTAVLIETLIALGAEVTWSSCNIFSTQDQAAAAIAAAGIQVYAWKGLDEESFDWCIEQTLFFGEDRQPLNMILDDGGDLTNMVFDRYPELVDGIRGLSEETTTGVHRLYERMKNGTLVMPAINVNDSVTKSKFDNKYGCKESAVDAIRRATDLMLAGKRVVVCGYGDVGKGTAASFRGAGSIVTVTEIDPICALQAAMDGFEVKKLNTVIANADIIITTTGNKDIVLGSHFEQMKDKAIVCNIGHFDNEIDMAWLNKNHGASKVEIKPQVDKYTITGKDIIILAEGRLVNLGCATGHPSFVMSNSFTNQTLAQIELWKNSANYNNEVYMLPKHLDEKVAALHLAKLGVELETLREDQAAYIGVGVEGPFKPEYYRY; encoded by the coding sequence ATGAGTACGACAACGATGCCTTTTGTGGCTTACAAAGTAAAAGACATTTCCCTGGCTGCGTGGGGAAGAAAAGAGATTGAACTGGCTGAGGCCGAAATGCCGGGATTGATGGCACTTCGCGCGGAATACAAGGATGAACAGCCGTTGAAAGGCGCGCGTATTGCTGGTTGCTTACACATGACAATCCAGACTGCGGTTTTGATTGAAACATTAATCGCTTTGGGCGCTGAAGTGACCTGGTCATCATGTAACATTTTCTCTACCCAGGATCAGGCTGCTGCTGCGATTGCTGCTGCGGGAATCCAGGTGTATGCATGGAAAGGTCTTGATGAGGAATCGTTTGACTGGTGTATCGAGCAGACATTATTCTTTGGAGAAGACCGTCAGCCGTTGAACATGATCCTTGATGATGGTGGCGATTTGACGAACATGGTTTTTGACCGTTACCCGGAATTGGTTGATGGAATCAGAGGTTTGTCTGAAGAGACCACGACTGGTGTTCACAGACTTTATGAAAGAATGAAAAACGGGACTTTGGTGATGCCGGCAATCAATGTGAATGATTCGGTGACCAAGTCTAAATTTGATAACAAATACGGTTGCAAGGAATCTGCTGTTGATGCGATCCGTCGTGCAACTGACTTGATGCTTGCCGGAAAACGCGTTGTCGTTTGTGGTTATGGCGATGTTGGTAAAGGTACTGCGGCTTCTTTCCGTGGTGCGGGTTCTATCGTAACAGTTACTGAAATCGACCCAATCTGTGCTTTACAGGCTGCAATGGATGGTTTTGAAGTGAAAAAACTGAATACTGTTATTGCCAATGCTGATATCATCATCACGACTACAGGAAACAAGGATATCGTTTTGGGTAGCCATTTCGAGCAGATGAAAGACAAAGCTATCGTTTGTAACATCGGTCACTTTGACAATGAGATCGACATGGCATGGTTAAACAAAAACCATGGCGCATCTAAAGTGGAAATCAAGCCACAGGTTGATAAATATACGATTACAGGAAAAGACATTATCATTCTGGCGGAAGGTCGTTTGGTAAATCTTGGTTGTGCTACAGGTCACCCGAGTTTTGTAATGAGTAATTCATTTACAAACCAGACTCTGGCGCAAATTGAATTGTGGAAAAACAGTGCGAACTACAACAATGAGGTTTATATGCTTCCTAAGCATTTAGATGAAAAAGTAGCGGCGCTGCACCTTGCCAAATTAGGCGTTGAGCTGGAAACTTTGAGAGAAGACCAGGCTGCTTATATTGGTGTTGGTGTGGAAGGGCCGTTTAAGCCGGAGTATTACAGATACTAG
- the rpmA gene encoding 50S ribosomal protein L27, producing MAHKKGVGSSKNGRESESKRLGVKIYGGQAAIAGNIIVRQRGSKHNPGANVYISKDHTLHARVDGIVKFQKKGDNKSYVSILPFEVEA from the coding sequence ATGGCTCACAAAAAAGGTGTCGGTAGTTCCAAGAACGGTAGGGAATCAGAATCGAAACGTCTAGGCGTGAAGATTTATGGTGGCCAGGCTGCGATCGCAGGGAACATCATCGTAAGACAAAGAGGTTCTAAGCACAATCCGGGCGCTAATGTGTACATCAGCAAAGATCACACATTGCACGCTAGGGTGGACGGGATTGTAAAATTCCAGAAAAAAGGAGACAATAAATCATATGTTTCTATCCTTCCATTCGAAGTTGAAGCTTAA